Proteins encoded by one window of Aptenodytes patagonicus chromosome 9, bAptPat1.pri.cur, whole genome shotgun sequence:
- the LOC143164483 gene encoding voltage-gated potassium channel KCNC1-like isoform X1, with product MEGSKEKIILNIGGVRYETYSSTLRTFPGTKLCSLTEPNAPSIYDYDPTTKEFFFDRNAEIFSYVLNYYRTKHFHCPIDTCRSVLEEELAFWEVNETQLASCCWLKLNNKEVQPEEFNIWDEHEQTDDQCLIVQTERRDFSWRTRWQPKIWSIFEKPFSSFSAKCLAFASLLFIVGIVIIFCEETKAQFEFFTANFTSVGYSEVSHDDHEPYYHQAAYLLHLELFCVLWFTFEFSVRFCFCPDKKLFFQNPLNVADFLSLFPVYIEFFVAGQIQRMPSLGLWLGFVRIVYLLKLLKISKLIETPLILRVLCYTLKSILREICILLMILAFETLFFGALFFYGELLGSHPSYTGELHFTDILVCFWWALITLTTVGYGDIIPLTTVGQVTAALAAVFGMLTIIIPIPIFLVKFKSYYDIAIFKQKLKRSKKH from the exons ATGGAAGGCTCCAAGGAAAAAATCATCCTGAATATTGGGGGAGTCAGATATGAGACATACAGCAGCACCCTCCGGACCTTCCCAGGGACCAAGCTGTGCAGCCTAACAGAGCCCAATGCCCCAAGCATCTACGACTATGATCCCACCACCAAAGAGTTCTTTTTTGATAGGAATGCTGAGATCTTCAGCTACGTGTTGAACTATTATAGGACCAAACATTTCCACTGCCCCATTGATACCTGTAGGTCAGTCTTAGAAGAAGAGCTGGCTTTCTGGGAAGTAAATGAGACACAGCTAGCATCCTGCTGCTGGCTGAAACTGAATAACAAAGAGGTGCAGCCAGAGGAGTTTAACATTTGGGATGAACATGAACAGACTGATGACCAGTGCCTCATAGTCCAGACAGAAAGAAGGGATTTCAGCTGGCGAACCAGGTGGCAGCCAAAGATTTGGTCTATATTTGAAAAacccttttcctctttcagtgcTAAG TGCTTGgcttttgcttctctgctgttcATCGTTGGAATTGTCATCATATTCTGTGAGGAGACCAAGGCACAATTTGAGTTCTTTACTGCTAACTTCACCTCTGTTGGCTATTCTGAGGTCTCCCATGACGACCATGAACCCTATTACCACCAGGCTGCCTACTTGCTTCATCTGGAGCTTTTCTGTGTCCTCTGGTTTACTTTTGAGTTCTCTGTGCGATTTTGTTTCTGCCCAGACAAGAAGTTGTTCTTCCAAAATCCCCTGAATGTGGCTgacttcctttctctcttcccagttTATATTGAATTCTTTGTGGCTGGGCAGATTCAGAGAATGCCAAGCCTGGGGCTTTGGTTGGGCTTTGTTCGCATTGTCTATCTCCTCAAACTCCTGAAGATATCCAAGCTGATAGAAACGCCACTGATTCTCAGGGTTTTGTGCTACACCCTCAAGTCTATCCTTAGAGAGATTTGCATCCTGCTCATGATTTTGGCCTTTGAGACCCTCTTCTTTGGCGCTCTCTTTTTCTATGGCGAGTTGCTGGGTAGCCATCCCTCctacacaggggagctgcacttCACTGACATTCTTGTTTGCTTCTGGTGGGCTTTGATCACACTCACTACGGTGGGCTACGGAGATATTATCCCTCTCACCACAGTTGGCCAAGTGACGGCAGCCTTAGCTGCGGTATTCGGCATGTTAACTATTATCATCCCAATACCCATTTTCCTGGTGAAATTTAAAAGCTATTATGACATTGCTATCTTCaaacagaagctgaaaaggaGCAAGAAACATTAA
- the LOC143164483 gene encoding voltage-gated potassium channel KCNC1-like isoform X2, whose product MEGSKEKIILNIGGVRYETYSSTLRTFPGTKLCSLTEPNAPSIYDYDPTTKEFFFDRNAEIFSYVLNYYRTKHFHCPIDTCRSVLEEELAFWEVNETQLASCCWLKLNNKEVQPEEFNIWDEHEQTDDQCLIVQTERRDFSWRTRWQPKIWSIFEKPFSSFSAKACRTTTASQRLQRMFSVLLVFLEPTFSAEEALSCLAFASLLFIVGIVIIFCEETKAQFEFFTANFTSVGYSEVSHDDHEPYYHQAAYLLHLELFCVLWFTFEFSVRFCFCPDKKLFFQNPLNVADFLSLFPVYIEFFVAGQIQRMPSLGLWLGFVRIVYLLKLLKISKLIETPLILRVLCYTLKSILREICILLMILAFETLFFGALFFYGELLGSHPSYTGELHFTDILVCFWWALITLTTVGYGDIIPLTTVGQVTAALAAVFGMLTIIIPIPIFLVKFKSYYDIAIFKQKLKRSKKH is encoded by the exons ATGGAAGGCTCCAAGGAAAAAATCATCCTGAATATTGGGGGAGTCAGATATGAGACATACAGCAGCACCCTCCGGACCTTCCCAGGGACCAAGCTGTGCAGCCTAACAGAGCCCAATGCCCCAAGCATCTACGACTATGATCCCACCACCAAAGAGTTCTTTTTTGATAGGAATGCTGAGATCTTCAGCTACGTGTTGAACTATTATAGGACCAAACATTTCCACTGCCCCATTGATACCTGTAGGTCAGTCTTAGAAGAAGAGCTGGCTTTCTGGGAAGTAAATGAGACACAGCTAGCATCCTGCTGCTGGCTGAAACTGAATAACAAAGAGGTGCAGCCAGAGGAGTTTAACATTTGGGATGAACATGAACAGACTGATGACCAGTGCCTCATAGTCCAGACAGAAAGAAGGGATTTCAGCTGGCGAACCAGGTGGCAGCCAAAGATTTGGTCTATATTTGAAAAacccttttcctctttcagtgcTAAG GCATGCAGAACAACAACCGCAAGTCAGAGACTGCAAAGgatgttttctgtgctgctggtATTTCTGGAGCCAACATTTAGTGCTGAAGAGGCCCTCAGT TGCTTGgcttttgcttctctgctgttcATCGTTGGAATTGTCATCATATTCTGTGAGGAGACCAAGGCACAATTTGAGTTCTTTACTGCTAACTTCACCTCTGTTGGCTATTCTGAGGTCTCCCATGACGACCATGAACCCTATTACCACCAGGCTGCCTACTTGCTTCATCTGGAGCTTTTCTGTGTCCTCTGGTTTACTTTTGAGTTCTCTGTGCGATTTTGTTTCTGCCCAGACAAGAAGTTGTTCTTCCAAAATCCCCTGAATGTGGCTgacttcctttctctcttcccagttTATATTGAATTCTTTGTGGCTGGGCAGATTCAGAGAATGCCAAGCCTGGGGCTTTGGTTGGGCTTTGTTCGCATTGTCTATCTCCTCAAACTCCTGAAGATATCCAAGCTGATAGAAACGCCACTGATTCTCAGGGTTTTGTGCTACACCCTCAAGTCTATCCTTAGAGAGATTTGCATCCTGCTCATGATTTTGGCCTTTGAGACCCTCTTCTTTGGCGCTCTCTTTTTCTATGGCGAGTTGCTGGGTAGCCATCCCTCctacacaggggagctgcacttCACTGACATTCTTGTTTGCTTCTGGTGGGCTTTGATCACACTCACTACGGTGGGCTACGGAGATATTATCCCTCTCACCACAGTTGGCCAAGTGACGGCAGCCTTAGCTGCGGTATTCGGCATGTTAACTATTATCATCCCAATACCCATTTTCCTGGTGAAATTTAAAAGCTATTATGACATTGCTATCTTCaaacagaagctgaaaaggaGCAAGAAACATTAA